One genomic window of Cystobacter ferrugineus includes the following:
- a CDS encoding peptidase C39 family protein encodes MMTPPKAPVRASLVLLAAALTACSWQTRPTPEETTPVARIWRKSAQARDFERFTREGTRLTPEGQLELDPSGPAPADPFPGHTLPGSDNPLPEGGALVGRALSEVQALPGGFDNVVPSFDVLTPPGTWVRLTFAARVEGEWTRDYDFGVWALEPGTVTRHSVERQEDERGKVLTDTLVLKQKADGLRMTVWLFSTQRGVSPRVRALAAAMTDTGRTAPEEPSDRRAWGTVLEVPGRSQMLYPPHGGAWCSPTSVSMLLAYWSHRLSQDALQVSVPVAAASVHDAVYAGTGNWPFNTAYASALAGGVLHGLVARFDSFTQVERLIAQGIPVSISVAYERGELTGSPVPRSDGHLLVVKGFTPQGDVVCNDPAFPSDETVSVTYRREELLRAWDHSRRAAYLLWPAGTELPPGALSFVP; translated from the coding sequence ATGATGACTCCCCCCAAGGCCCCTGTCCGCGCGTCCCTGGTCCTCCTGGCGGCGGCGCTGACGGCGTGTAGCTGGCAGACCCGGCCCACCCCCGAGGAGACAACACCCGTGGCGAGAATCTGGAGGAAGAGCGCCCAGGCACGCGACTTCGAGCGCTTCACCCGCGAGGGCACCCGGCTCACCCCGGAGGGGCAGCTCGAGCTGGATCCCTCCGGCCCCGCCCCCGCGGATCCCTTCCCGGGCCACACCCTCCCTGGCTCGGACAACCCCCTGCCCGAAGGGGGCGCGCTCGTCGGCCGGGCCCTCTCCGAGGTGCAAGCCCTGCCGGGGGGCTTCGACAACGTGGTGCCCTCGTTCGACGTGCTCACCCCGCCGGGCACCTGGGTGCGGCTGACGTTCGCGGCGCGCGTGGAGGGCGAGTGGACGCGGGACTACGACTTCGGCGTCTGGGCGCTCGAGCCGGGCACCGTGACGCGCCACAGCGTGGAGCGCCAGGAAGACGAACGGGGCAAGGTGCTCACCGACACCCTCGTGCTCAAGCAGAAGGCGGACGGGCTGCGGATGACGGTGTGGCTCTTCTCCACCCAGCGTGGCGTGAGCCCCCGCGTGCGCGCGCTCGCGGCGGCGATGACCGACACGGGCCGCACCGCGCCCGAGGAGCCCTCGGACCGGCGCGCCTGGGGCACGGTGCTCGAGGTGCCCGGCCGCTCGCAGATGCTCTACCCACCCCATGGCGGCGCCTGGTGCTCCCCCACCTCGGTCTCCATGCTGCTCGCGTACTGGAGCCACCGGCTCAGCCAGGACGCGCTCCAGGTGAGCGTGCCCGTGGCGGCCGCCTCCGTGCACGACGCGGTCTACGCGGGCACGGGCAACTGGCCCTTCAACACCGCCTATGCCTCGGCGCTGGCGGGCGGAGTGCTCCACGGACTGGTGGCGCGCTTCGACAGCTTCACCCAGGTGGAGCGGCTCATCGCCCAGGGCATCCCCGTGAGCATCAGCGTCGCCTACGAGCGCGGCGAGCTGACCGGCTCGCCCGTTCCCCGCTCGGATGGGCACCTGCTCGTGGTGAAGGGCTTCACGCCCCAGGGCGACGTCGTCTGCAACGACCCGGCCTTCCCCAGCGACGAGACGGTGAGCGTGACGTACCGCCGCGAGGAACTGCTGCGGGCGTGGGACCATTCGCGCCGCGCGGCCTACCTGCTGTGGCCCGCGGGCACGGAGCTGCCCCCGGGCGCGCTCTCCTTCGTGCCCTGA
- the recA gene encoding recombinase RecA, with protein sequence MAVNPEKEKAIELAMSAVERQFGKGSIMRLGNEEPLVRDVQAISTGSVSLDIALGVGGVPKGRIVEIYGPESSGKTTLCLHVVAEAQKRGGVAGYIDAEHALDIGYARKLGVRTDDLLLSQPDTGEQALEIAEMLVRSGAIDVLVVDSVAALVPKAELEGEMGDAHMGVQARLMSQALRKLTGTISKSQTCVIFINQIRMKIGVMFGNPETTTGGNALKFYASQRLDIRRVGAIKNGENVVGSRTRVKVVKNKVAPPFKEVEFDIMYGSGISREGDLIDLASTDNIIEKSGSWFSFKGERIGQGRENAKDYLRDHPEVMKEVERQVYEKYGIGKPAVAAVPTTPTDGEPAAEGHSEKRQRVKAVK encoded by the coding sequence CGTGAATCCGGAGAAGGAGAAGGCGATCGAGTTGGCGATGTCCGCGGTGGAGCGCCAGTTCGGTAAGGGGTCCATCATGCGGCTCGGCAACGAGGAGCCGCTGGTGAGGGATGTTCAGGCCATTTCGACGGGAAGCGTCTCGCTCGACATCGCCTTGGGCGTCGGAGGCGTGCCCAAGGGCCGTATCGTGGAGATCTACGGGCCGGAGTCCTCGGGTAAGACGACGCTCTGCCTCCATGTGGTGGCCGAGGCGCAGAAGCGCGGTGGCGTGGCGGGCTACATCGACGCCGAGCACGCCCTGGACATCGGGTACGCGCGCAAGCTGGGTGTTCGCACGGATGACCTGCTGCTGAGCCAGCCGGACACCGGCGAGCAGGCGCTGGAGATCGCCGAGATGCTGGTGCGCTCGGGCGCCATCGACGTGCTGGTGGTGGACTCGGTGGCCGCGCTCGTGCCGAAGGCGGAGCTCGAGGGCGAGATGGGTGATGCGCACATGGGCGTGCAGGCGCGCCTCATGAGCCAGGCCCTGCGCAAGCTCACGGGCACCATCAGCAAGAGCCAGACGTGCGTCATCTTCATCAATCAGATCCGCATGAAGATTGGCGTGATGTTCGGCAACCCCGAGACGACGACGGGCGGCAACGCGCTGAAGTTCTACGCGTCGCAGCGCCTGGACATCCGCCGCGTGGGCGCCATCAAGAATGGCGAGAACGTGGTGGGCAGCCGCACCCGCGTGAAGGTGGTGAAGAACAAGGTGGCGCCTCCGTTCAAGGAGGTCGAGTTCGACATCATGTACGGCTCGGGCATCTCGAGGGAGGGCGACCTCATCGACCTGGCGTCGACGGACAACATCATCGAGAAGAGCGGTAGCTGGTTCTCCTTCAAGGGAGAGCGCATCGGCCAGGGCCGCGAGAACGCCAAGGACTACCTGCGTGACCATCCCGAGGTCATGAAGGAAGTGGAGCGGCAGGTGTACGAGAAGTACGGCATCGGCAAGCCGGCGGTGGCGGCGGTGCCGACGACTCCGACCGATGGCGAGCCGGCGGCCGAGGGCCACAGCGAGAAGCGCCAGCGCGTGAAGGCCGTGAAGTAG
- a CDS encoding YdcF family protein has protein sequence MTTLGSMGAAHKLNRISTFLARRDLGELTKTALRTSVGIERADLLLLLGSSLPRTAEWAAAAFASGIAERFMIAGGIGHSTSMLREAVRNDPRYSGIELEGRSEAEIMAHIAARSAGLAPRDILLETESTNCGDNAIQSRRVLKQLGLSPRTVILVQDPTMQLRTHASFVLYWNAEAEGVQLISQAPFVPQLVVRDGAFAIEPGTDAGPIWSVERFISLLLGEIPRLHDDEAGYGPRGKGFIAHVDVPEDILEAYRQLLPEFGSLVRKPA, from the coding sequence ATGACGACCCTGGGAAGCATGGGCGCGGCACACAAGCTGAATCGGATCTCCACGTTCCTGGCCCGCCGTGATCTCGGAGAGCTGACGAAAACCGCTCTGCGCACGAGCGTGGGGATCGAGCGGGCGGACCTGCTCCTCTTGCTGGGCAGCAGTCTGCCGCGAACGGCCGAGTGGGCCGCCGCCGCCTTCGCCTCGGGGATCGCCGAACGCTTCATGATCGCCGGTGGTATCGGTCACTCGACCTCGATGTTGAGGGAGGCGGTTCGCAACGATCCCCGGTACTCGGGCATCGAGCTGGAGGGCAGGAGCGAAGCGGAAATCATGGCGCACATCGCCGCCCGCTCCGCGGGGCTGGCTCCGCGCGACATCCTCCTGGAAACCGAGTCGACCAACTGCGGGGACAACGCGATCCAGTCCAGACGTGTCTTGAAGCAGCTCGGGTTGTCGCCACGGACCGTCATCCTGGTGCAGGACCCGACCATGCAACTCAGGACCCACGCGTCCTTCGTCCTGTACTGGAACGCCGAGGCGGAAGGCGTCCAGCTCATCAGCCAGGCGCCCTTCGTTCCCCAGCTCGTGGTGCGGGACGGCGCGTTCGCCATCGAGCCGGGGACCGATGCCGGGCCGATCTGGAGCGTGGAGCGCTTCATCTCGCTCCTCCTGGGGGAGATTCCACGGCTCCACGACGATGAGGCGGGCTATGGCCCTCGCGGGAAGGGATTCATTGCCCACGTGGACGTGCCCGAGGACATCCTGGAGGCCTATCGCCAGCTCCTCCCGGAGTTCGGCTCCCTGGTGCGCAAGCCCGCCTGA
- a CDS encoding nuclear transport factor 2 family protein, whose amino-acid sequence MEALVLRFTNAFNRDNLDEVMTYFAEDAVYETLEGHHARGIPAIRAAFEPQFRGVFGRLRFITQDMLVDEAAGKVVLQWRCQHDLSQAWGVTGSERLKQLLFRTGIGQAFHWEGLDVLHFAQGRLRRKQTYSRAKLPLIRRGGS is encoded by the coding sequence CTGGAAGCCCTCGTCCTGCGCTTCACCAATGCCTTCAACCGCGACAACCTGGACGAAGTAATGACGTACTTCGCCGAGGACGCCGTCTACGAGACCCTCGAGGGTCACCACGCCCGGGGCATCCCGGCCATCCGGGCGGCCTTCGAGCCCCAGTTCCGAGGCGTGTTCGGACGCCTCCGCTTCATCACCCAGGACATGCTGGTGGACGAGGCCGCGGGCAAGGTGGTGCTCCAGTGGCGCTGCCAGCATGACCTGTCGCAAGCGTGGGGAGTGACCGGCTCCGAGAGACTCAAACAATTGCTTTTCCGTACAGGAATCGGACAGGCCTTCCATTGGGAGGGACTGGATGTGCTGCACTTCGCGCAAGGGCGATTGCGCAGGAAGCAGACCTACTCCCGGGCGAAGCTGCCCCTCATCCGCCGGGGCGGCTCCTGA
- a CDS encoding M14 family metallopeptidase yields MIVPSPSRELLELWADVHPVDLPPPALVRQPHVGAALRRLRDAAPELFHLEEVGRSVEGRPLELVRFGQGPLHLLLWSQMHGDEPSATSALLDLLEYVHRHRHSPRVTRWLSSLTVHALPLLNPDGAERFQRRNAQGIDINRDALALQTPEGRTLKAVRDRLQPALGFNLHDQSWRTAVGDTGRPASISVLAPPFDAARNDNPGRVFAKKVCAVIRDALEPLIPGQIGRFDDSFEARAFGDNLGRWGTPTVLIETGPWPSPEPDEPMLRLTFVALTSALESLAQGSAEHADVGRYESIPFNRSNGLLHLLIRGAQVFGEAGDAFVADLGVVAQRALRQREGAPCIVLTGTLEELGDLSVLGAMEVVDGSGLTVVPLPPGDVKAGQVLPLPPRSARVVRTEQPAELMVLRPVDSAGNHRVERVIRYER; encoded by the coding sequence ATGATCGTTCCCTCTCCCTCCCGTGAACTCCTCGAGCTCTGGGCGGACGTCCACCCCGTGGACCTGCCGCCCCCCGCCCTCGTGCGCCAGCCCCATGTGGGCGCCGCGCTCCGGCGTCTGCGCGACGCCGCTCCGGAACTGTTCCACCTCGAGGAAGTGGGACGCTCGGTGGAGGGTCGGCCGCTCGAGCTCGTGCGCTTCGGTCAGGGCCCGCTCCACCTCCTGCTCTGGTCCCAGATGCACGGCGACGAGCCCTCCGCCACCTCCGCGCTCCTCGATCTGCTCGAATACGTCCACCGCCACCGCCACTCCCCCCGGGTGACGCGTTGGCTCTCCTCGCTCACCGTGCATGCGCTCCCCCTGCTCAACCCGGATGGCGCCGAGCGCTTCCAGCGACGCAACGCGCAAGGCATCGACATCAACCGCGACGCCCTGGCGCTCCAGACGCCCGAGGGCCGCACGCTCAAGGCGGTGCGGGATCGGCTCCAGCCGGCGCTCGGCTTCAACCTCCATGACCAGAGCTGGCGCACGGCGGTGGGCGACACGGGGCGGCCCGCCTCCATCTCCGTGCTGGCCCCTCCCTTCGACGCCGCGCGCAACGACAACCCCGGGCGGGTGTTCGCCAAGAAGGTCTGCGCCGTCATCCGCGATGCCCTGGAGCCGCTCATCCCCGGGCAGATTGGCCGCTTCGATGACTCCTTCGAGGCGCGCGCCTTTGGCGACAACCTGGGGCGCTGGGGCACTCCCACCGTGCTCATCGAGACGGGCCCCTGGCCCTCGCCCGAGCCCGATGAGCCCATGCTCCGGCTCACCTTCGTGGCCCTGACGTCCGCCCTGGAGTCGCTCGCCCAGGGAAGCGCGGAGCACGCCGACGTCGGCCGCTACGAGTCCATCCCCTTCAATCGAAGCAACGGGCTGCTGCACCTGCTCATCCGGGGCGCCCAGGTGTTTGGCGAGGCGGGCGACGCCTTCGTCGCGGACCTCGGGGTGGTGGCGCAGCGGGCGCTGCGCCAGCGCGAGGGCGCCCCGTGCATCGTGCTCACGGGAACCCTCGAGGAGCTGGGAGACCTGAGCGTCCTGGGGGCGATGGAGGTGGTGGATGGCTCGGGCCTCACGGTCGTTCCGCTCCCCCCCGGGGACGTGAAGGCCGGACAGGTGCTGCCGCTGCCTCCCCGGAGCGCCCGGGTGGTGCGCACGGAGCAACCCGCGGAGCTGATGGTGTTGCGGCCGGTGGATTCCGCCGGGAACCACCGCGTGGAGCGGGTCATCCGTTACGAGCGCTGA
- a CDS encoding DUF819 domain-containing protein has product MSAPLIQEPMAVLTVLLAVLALLLFVERHPVLGRVFKVVPLLVLVYFIPTLLSNTGVIPTQSPLYGFVSAYLLPASLVLQVLSMDLGAIARLGRNAVVPFLAGTAGIMLGGPIAYLLLGRWMPEELGEQAWKGLAALSGSWIGGTANFVAIGRSIGAHEDTLSMMVVVDVGVSNLWTAVLLWFAGQELKMDARMGADRKALDEVREQVARFQASVARPVTLSDLVWMLTLGLGTTVVCTEVASHLPDVGTFITGFTWVMLLVTTVGAAMSFTRLRELEGAGASRVGALFLYMLVMTIGARADFRRLLDAPAMVAVGLVWMAIHAGFVLAARRWLRAPIFFAAVGSQANVGGAASSSVVAAAFHPALAPVGVMLAVAGYVLGTYGGLVCAVMLEQVYRWLH; this is encoded by the coding sequence ATGAGCGCGCCGCTCATCCAGGAGCCCATGGCGGTGCTCACGGTGCTGTTGGCCGTGTTGGCGCTGTTGCTCTTCGTCGAGCGGCATCCGGTGCTCGGGCGTGTCTTCAAGGTCGTGCCCCTGCTGGTGCTCGTCTATTTCATTCCCACGCTGCTCTCGAACACGGGAGTGATTCCCACGCAGTCGCCACTGTATGGCTTCGTGTCGGCGTACCTGCTGCCCGCGAGCCTGGTGCTCCAGGTATTGTCGATGGACCTGGGAGCGATTGCCCGGCTGGGACGCAACGCGGTGGTGCCCTTCCTGGCGGGGACGGCGGGCATCATGCTCGGGGGGCCGATCGCCTATCTGCTGCTGGGCCGGTGGATGCCAGAGGAGCTGGGAGAGCAGGCGTGGAAGGGATTGGCGGCGTTGAGTGGCTCGTGGATTGGGGGGACCGCGAACTTCGTGGCCATCGGGCGGAGTATCGGGGCGCACGAGGACACGTTGAGCATGATGGTGGTGGTGGACGTGGGAGTGTCCAACCTGTGGACGGCGGTGTTGCTGTGGTTCGCGGGCCAGGAGTTGAAGATGGACGCGCGCATGGGGGCGGACCGGAAGGCGCTCGATGAGGTGCGCGAGCAGGTGGCGCGCTTCCAGGCCTCGGTGGCGCGGCCCGTGACGCTGTCGGACCTGGTGTGGATGCTCACCCTGGGGCTCGGGACGACGGTGGTGTGCACGGAGGTGGCGAGTCATCTGCCGGACGTGGGTACCTTCATCACGGGCTTCACGTGGGTGATGTTGCTGGTGACGACGGTGGGAGCGGCGATGTCGTTCACCCGCCTGAGAGAGCTGGAGGGAGCGGGGGCGAGTCGGGTGGGGGCCTTGTTCCTCTACATGTTGGTGATGACCATCGGGGCCAGGGCGGATTTCCGGCGGTTGTTGGACGCGCCGGCCATGGTGGCGGTGGGGCTGGTGTGGATGGCGATCCACGCGGGCTTTGTCCTGGCGGCGCGGCGGTGGCTGCGCGCGCCCATCTTCTTCGCGGCGGTGGGCTCGCAGGCGAACGTGGGGGGCGCGGCCTCGTCATCGGTGGTAGCGGCGGCCTTCCACCCCGCGCTGGCACCCGTGGGCGTCATGCTGGCGGTGGCGGGTTATGTGCTGGGCACCTACGGCGGACTCGTGTGCGCGGTGATGCTGGAGCAAGTGTATCGCTGGCTGCACTGA
- a CDS encoding ester cyclase produces the protein MFIRPLLLTVSLLGAAPYTNPWQELEQYREDARRVRENLATFDTLDFDVFTNQKWDQLHHSHGKNIIVHWPDGHQTQGIDIHIEDLKAMFVYAPDTRIQVHPIKFGSGEWTSVIGVMEGTFTRPMPLPDGTSIPPTGKSFRLVMNTVGRWKNGVMVEEYLFWDNQAYMQQLGLAP, from the coding sequence ATGTTCATTCGTCCCCTGTTGCTCACCGTGTCGTTGCTCGGCGCTGCCCCCTACACGAACCCATGGCAGGAATTGGAGCAGTACCGGGAGGACGCGCGCCGGGTGCGCGAGAACCTCGCCACCTTCGACACCCTCGACTTCGATGTGTTCACGAACCAGAAGTGGGACCAGCTCCATCACAGCCATGGGAAGAACATCATCGTCCACTGGCCCGATGGCCATCAGACGCAGGGCATCGACATCCACATCGAGGACTTGAAGGCGATGTTCGTGTACGCACCGGACACGCGCATCCAGGTGCATCCCATCAAGTTCGGCTCGGGGGAGTGGACGAGCGTCATCGGGGTGATGGAGGGAACCTTCACCCGGCCCATGCCGCTTCCGGATGGAACGAGCATCCCTCCGACGGGCAAGTCGTTCAGGCTGGTGATGAACACCGTGGGCCGCTGGAAGAACGGCGTCATGGTCGAGGAGTACTTGTTCTGGGACAACCAGGCGTACATGCAACAACTGGGGCTGGCGCCGTAG
- a CDS encoding M20/M25/M40 family metallo-hydrolase, with product MRPLLLALALLFAPGRGLAASAPPPAKGEMRALLAELIAVDTSNPPGNEAAAAQVAARWLREAGISSELVEATPGRAHLIARLKGSGAARPLLVLAHLDTVPARREEWASDPWTLTERDGFLYGRGVQDNKGMAAASVLALRRLAREGGKRSRDVVLVLSADEEVGSQAGIDWLLERRPELREAEFALNEGGLTELSEDRRRVRFVNLQAAERVSRHMVLRATGPGGHSSVPPATPSPLVRLAAAVARVGAITFPTRLTPVTRLNLEGRLKVTGGETGEALKRIAAAPDDPPQDAVDTLARLEPALAAVLRTTCVPTVFTAGTRPNVIPATAEATLNCRLLPDDDPEQVRARLVAAIADPTIQVEWNARPLDSPASPVGDNAMFRAARAAAAQVWPGAPVFPRMSTGTTESTALRRAGIHAYGIDLFALTPEDARTAHAPNERIPVASLQPGADFVHRLLSELVK from the coding sequence ATGCGCCCCCTCCTGTTGGCCCTCGCCCTCCTGTTCGCGCCTGGCCGCGGACTCGCCGCCAGCGCCCCGCCCCCAGCGAAGGGAGAGATGCGCGCGCTGCTCGCCGAGCTCATCGCCGTGGACACCTCCAACCCTCCCGGCAACGAGGCCGCCGCCGCCCAGGTGGCCGCGCGGTGGTTGCGCGAGGCCGGCATCTCCTCCGAGCTCGTCGAGGCCACTCCCGGACGCGCCCACCTCATCGCCCGGCTGAAGGGCTCCGGCGCCGCGAGGCCCCTGCTCGTGCTCGCCCACCTCGACACCGTGCCCGCGCGGCGCGAGGAGTGGGCGTCCGATCCCTGGACGCTCACCGAGCGCGACGGCTTCCTGTATGGGCGCGGCGTCCAGGACAACAAGGGCATGGCCGCGGCCAGCGTCCTCGCGCTGCGGCGGCTCGCGCGGGAGGGTGGGAAGCGCTCGCGCGACGTGGTGCTCGTGCTCAGCGCCGACGAGGAGGTGGGCTCCCAGGCCGGCATCGACTGGCTGTTGGAGCGCCGCCCCGAGCTGCGCGAGGCGGAGTTCGCCCTCAATGAAGGCGGGCTCACGGAGCTGAGCGAGGACCGCCGCCGGGTGCGCTTCGTCAACCTCCAGGCCGCCGAGCGCGTGTCGCGCCACATGGTGCTCCGCGCCACCGGTCCCGGCGGCCATTCCTCGGTGCCTCCCGCCACGCCCTCGCCCCTGGTGCGGCTGGCGGCGGCGGTGGCCCGCGTCGGAGCGATCACCTTCCCCACCCGGCTCACCCCCGTGACCCGGCTGAACCTCGAGGGTCGGCTGAAGGTGACGGGCGGCGAGACGGGCGAGGCCCTCAAGCGGATCGCCGCCGCTCCGGACGATCCACCCCAGGACGCGGTGGACACGCTCGCGCGGCTCGAGCCCGCCCTGGCCGCCGTGCTGCGCACCACGTGTGTGCCCACCGTCTTCACCGCGGGCACCCGCCCCAACGTCATCCCCGCCACCGCCGAGGCCACCCTCAACTGCCGGCTGCTCCCGGATGACGACCCCGAGCAGGTTCGCGCGCGGCTCGTCGCGGCGATCGCGGACCCGACCATCCAGGTGGAATGGAACGCGCGGCCCCTGGACTCTCCCGCCTCGCCCGTGGGCGACAACGCGATGTTCCGGGCCGCTCGCGCCGCCGCCGCCCAGGTCTGGCCCGGCGCGCCCGTCTTCCCCCGCATGTCCACCGGCACCACCGAGTCCACCGCCCTGCGTCGCGCGGGCATCCACGCCTACGGCATCGATCTCTTCGCCCTCACGCCGGAGGACGCGCGCACGGCCCATGCCCCCAACGAGCGCATCCCCGTGGCCTCGCTCCAGCCCGGCGCCGACTTCGTCCACCGGCTCCTGTCCGAGCTGGTGAAGTGA
- a CDS encoding dipeptide epimerase, translated as MSLSMDVRILELPLRHAWTIARGTSTFKRNVIVELSADGVVGRGEAAPNVRYGESADTVTEALGRLAPALEGDPWHFRVLSERIDEALPGNHAAKAALDVALHDLAGKRLGVPLYRMLGLDPARMPITSFSIGIDDAQTLARKVREAEPYPVLKVKLGAQAVRETFGAVRGATSKVVRVDANEAWGPEEALRHIEWLAERGVELVEQPLPAADVEGAKWLRERSPLPLVADEALMKASDVPRLAEGYHGINVKLQKCGGIREALRIIETARACGLKVMLGCMVETSVGIAAAAHLGPLADWLDLDGNLLLSADPFRGHPVVDGRICLGDGPGLGVEPQSQP; from the coding sequence ATGTCACTCTCCATGGATGTCCGAATCCTCGAGCTTCCCCTGCGCCACGCCTGGACGATCGCGCGAGGGACGAGCACCTTCAAACGCAACGTCATCGTCGAGCTGAGCGCGGACGGGGTGGTGGGCCGGGGCGAAGCGGCGCCGAACGTGCGCTACGGGGAGTCCGCCGACACGGTGACGGAGGCGCTCGGGCGGCTCGCTCCGGCGCTGGAGGGAGACCCGTGGCACTTCCGGGTCCTCTCCGAGCGCATCGACGAGGCCCTGCCAGGAAACCATGCGGCCAAGGCGGCGTTGGACGTGGCGCTGCATGATCTGGCGGGCAAGCGGCTGGGGGTTCCGCTCTACCGGATGCTGGGCCTGGACCCGGCGCGCATGCCCATCACCTCCTTCTCCATCGGCATCGACGACGCCCAGACGCTGGCGCGCAAGGTGCGTGAGGCGGAGCCATATCCGGTGCTCAAGGTGAAGCTGGGCGCACAGGCGGTGCGCGAGACCTTCGGCGCGGTGCGCGGCGCCACCTCGAAGGTGGTGCGGGTGGACGCCAACGAGGCGTGGGGTCCCGAGGAAGCGCTGCGTCACATCGAGTGGCTGGCGGAGCGGGGGGTGGAGCTGGTGGAGCAGCCCCTGCCAGCGGCGGATGTCGAGGGCGCGAAGTGGCTGCGCGAGCGCTCGCCGCTGCCGCTGGTGGCGGACGAGGCGTTGATGAAGGCCTCGGACGTGCCGCGGTTGGCCGAGGGCTACCACGGCATCAACGTGAAGCTTCAGAAGTGCGGGGGCATCCGCGAGGCCTTGCGCATCATCGAGACGGCGCGCGCCTGTGGGTTGAAGGTGATGCTGGGCTGCATGGTGGAGACGTCGGTGGGCATCGCGGCGGCGGCGCACCTGGGGCCGCTGGCGGACTGGTTGGACTTGGACGGCAACCTCTTGCTGTCGGCGGATCCCTTCCGGGGGCATCCGGTGGTGGATGGGCGTATTTGTCTGGGGGACGGGCCCGGGCTCGGCGTGGAGCCCCAATCCCAGCCATGA
- a CDS encoding alanine:cation symporter family protein, with product MRPESIRRAIDVASNAVWGPWMLALLLGTGVFLTIRLRFVQVARFRGSLWAVELMQSTGEGSLNPFQAFMTALGRPWGNITGVATTIVSGGPGALFWSWVHGSFAKAITIG from the coding sequence ATGCGGCCCGAATCCATCCGCCGTGCCATCGATGTAGCAAGCAACGCCGTGTGGGGGCCGTGGATGTTGGCGCTCCTGTTGGGAACCGGTGTGTTCCTGACGATCCGGCTCCGGTTCGTTCAGGTGGCGCGCTTTCGGGGGAGCCTATGGGCCGTGGAGCTCATGCAATCCACGGGTGAAGGCAGCCTGAACCCCTTCCAGGCGTTCATGACGGCGCTGGGGCGTCCATGGGGCAACATCACGGGAGTGGCCACGACCATCGTGAGCGGTGGACCCGGGGCGCTGTTCTGGAGCTGGGTGCATGGCTCCTTCGCCAAAGCCATCACGATTGGCTAG